One Thunnus maccoyii chromosome 14, fThuMac1.1, whole genome shotgun sequence genomic window carries:
- the LOC121911204 gene encoding zinc finger protein 135-like isoform X2 codes for MLDLIAFKSKLTFIVNNLAKAVMSESFTAAHKVSLQKQNAETEEKLGALVDSLCVEAVDKILKMLELAAMKREQRSPGDLSDPVQCEESRDGMMKPQTGEDGGGRRPPTEQTFILVYGADHEYARSSSPPPAAAAEEGGASAAGGRTQRSSSSSRKRKKDSNTATAAATEPSLGCSQCGMLFPNSERLADHQRKSHPACSTCGATFTGVLKLRQHEEKEHGLLPYTCDYCPKRFNHKAHRDLHVKSRHTGEKSCHCDICGKGYSCVSVLKTHRITHFDKTFICDVCGKSFYHACHLTRHKLVHQAERPYRCSTCGKGFTQAENLRSHQAVHTGERQLCSVCGKSYRRLKNHVISKHSHELPAAELPARRSVVGCDVCGKKFPNPSQYRAHQRSHTGEKPFHCDVCGKSYRLKELLRDHRYTHSGEKPYSCSLCSKTFNLATSFMRHRSIHSGETPFSCHACGKHFRLLTFLKAHLQTKAHLKQTQQRPAATSDL; via the exons GAGAAACTGGGAGCTCTGGTGGACAGTCTGTGTGTCGAAGCTGTGGATAAAATCCTGAAGATGTTGGAGCTGGCGGCGATGAAGAGGGAGCAGAGGAGCCCAGGAGATCTGAGTGATCCGGTTCAGTGTGAGGAGAGCAGAGACGGCATGATGAAGCCGCAGACAG gtgagGACGGAGGAGGTCGGCGCCCCCCCACAGAGCAGACCTTCATCCTGGTTTACGGG gCCGACCACGAGTACGCTCGCTCGTCCTCGCCGCCGCCCGCCGCCGctgcagaggagggaggagccTCAGCAGCAGGCGGCAGGAcacagcgcagcagcagcagcagcaggaaaaggaaaaaagactCAAACACAGCGACTGCGGCAGCGACGGAACCTTCCCTCGGCTGCTCGCAGTGCGGCATGTTGTTTCCAAACAGCGAGCGGCTCGCCGACCACCAGAGGAAGTCTCATCCCGCGTGCTCGACGTGCGGAGCGACGTTCACCGGCGTCCTGAAGCTCCGCCAACACGAGGAGAAAGAGCACGGGCTGCTGCCGTACACCTGCGACTACTGCCCCAAGAGATTCAACCACAAAGCTCACCGCGACCTGCACGTCAAGTCCCGGCACACCGGAGAGAAGAGCTGCCACTGCGACATCTGCGGGAAGGGCTACTCCTGCGTCAGCGTGCTGAAAACGCACCGCATCACGCACTTCGACAAGACCTTCATCTGCGACGTGTGCGGGAAGAGCTTCTACCACGCCTGCCACCTGACGCGCCACAAACTGGTGCACCAGGCGGAGCGGCCGTATCGCTGCTCCACCTGCGGGAAGGGCTTCACGCAGGCGGAGAACCTGCGCAGCCACCAGGCCGTCCACACCGGAGAGAGGCAGCTCTGCTCCGTCTGCGGCAAGAGCTACCGCCGCCTCAAGAACCACGTCATCAGCAAACACTCGCACGAGCTGCCGGCCGCCGAGCTGCCGGCCCGCCGCTCCGTCGTCGGCTGCGACGTCTGCGGGAAGAAGTTCCCCAACCCGTCGCAGTACAGAGCGCACCAGAGGAGCCACACGGGGGAGAAGCCGTTCCACTGCGACGTCTGCGGGAAGAGCTACCGGCTGAAGGAGCTGCTGAGGGACCACCGCTACACCCACAGCGGCGAGAAGCCCTACAGCTGCTCGCTCTGCTCCAAGACCTTCAACCTGGCCACCAGCTTCATGCGGCACCGCAGCATCCACAGCGGAGAGACGCCGTTCAGCTGCCACGCCTGCGGGAAACACTTCCGCCTGCTCACCTTCCTCAAGGCTCACCTGCAGACCAAAGCTCACCTGAAGCAGACGCAGCAGAGGCCGGCCGCGACCTCCGACCTCTGA
- the LOC121911204 gene encoding zinc finger protein 135-like isoform X1, with the protein MLDLIAFKSKLTFIVNNLAKAVMSESFTAAHKVSLQKQNAETEEKLGALVDSLCVEAVDKILKMLELAAMKREQRSPGDLSDPVQCEESRDGMMKPQTGEDGGGRRPPTEQTFILVYGSAAVDSKCLLVSLQSSADVTGDVSSSSPPPQADHEYARSSSPPPAAAAEEGGASAAGGRTQRSSSSSRKRKKDSNTATAAATEPSLGCSQCGMLFPNSERLADHQRKSHPACSTCGATFTGVLKLRQHEEKEHGLLPYTCDYCPKRFNHKAHRDLHVKSRHTGEKSCHCDICGKGYSCVSVLKTHRITHFDKTFICDVCGKSFYHACHLTRHKLVHQAERPYRCSTCGKGFTQAENLRSHQAVHTGERQLCSVCGKSYRRLKNHVISKHSHELPAAELPARRSVVGCDVCGKKFPNPSQYRAHQRSHTGEKPFHCDVCGKSYRLKELLRDHRYTHSGEKPYSCSLCSKTFNLATSFMRHRSIHSGETPFSCHACGKHFRLLTFLKAHLQTKAHLKQTQQRPAATSDL; encoded by the exons GAGAAACTGGGAGCTCTGGTGGACAGTCTGTGTGTCGAAGCTGTGGATAAAATCCTGAAGATGTTGGAGCTGGCGGCGATGAAGAGGGAGCAGAGGAGCCCAGGAGATCTGAGTGATCCGGTTCAGTGTGAGGAGAGCAGAGACGGCATGATGAAGCCGCAGACAG gtgagGACGGAGGAGGTCGGCGCCCCCCCACAGAGCAGACCTTCATCCTGGTTTACGGG agcgCTGCTGTGGACTCCAAGTGTCTGCTGGTGTCTCTGCAGAGCTCCGCTGATGTGACAGGTGACGTCagttcctcctctcctcctccacaggCCGACCACGAGTACGCTCGCTCGTCCTCGCCGCCGCCCGCCGCCGctgcagaggagggaggagccTCAGCAGCAGGCGGCAGGAcacagcgcagcagcagcagcagcaggaaaaggaaaaaagactCAAACACAGCGACTGCGGCAGCGACGGAACCTTCCCTCGGCTGCTCGCAGTGCGGCATGTTGTTTCCAAACAGCGAGCGGCTCGCCGACCACCAGAGGAAGTCTCATCCCGCGTGCTCGACGTGCGGAGCGACGTTCACCGGCGTCCTGAAGCTCCGCCAACACGAGGAGAAAGAGCACGGGCTGCTGCCGTACACCTGCGACTACTGCCCCAAGAGATTCAACCACAAAGCTCACCGCGACCTGCACGTCAAGTCCCGGCACACCGGAGAGAAGAGCTGCCACTGCGACATCTGCGGGAAGGGCTACTCCTGCGTCAGCGTGCTGAAAACGCACCGCATCACGCACTTCGACAAGACCTTCATCTGCGACGTGTGCGGGAAGAGCTTCTACCACGCCTGCCACCTGACGCGCCACAAACTGGTGCACCAGGCGGAGCGGCCGTATCGCTGCTCCACCTGCGGGAAGGGCTTCACGCAGGCGGAGAACCTGCGCAGCCACCAGGCCGTCCACACCGGAGAGAGGCAGCTCTGCTCCGTCTGCGGCAAGAGCTACCGCCGCCTCAAGAACCACGTCATCAGCAAACACTCGCACGAGCTGCCGGCCGCCGAGCTGCCGGCCCGCCGCTCCGTCGTCGGCTGCGACGTCTGCGGGAAGAAGTTCCCCAACCCGTCGCAGTACAGAGCGCACCAGAGGAGCCACACGGGGGAGAAGCCGTTCCACTGCGACGTCTGCGGGAAGAGCTACCGGCTGAAGGAGCTGCTGAGGGACCACCGCTACACCCACAGCGGCGAGAAGCCCTACAGCTGCTCGCTCTGCTCCAAGACCTTCAACCTGGCCACCAGCTTCATGCGGCACCGCAGCATCCACAGCGGAGAGACGCCGTTCAGCTGCCACGCCTGCGGGAAACACTTCCGCCTGCTCACCTTCCTCAAGGCTCACCTGCAGACCAAAGCTCACCTGAAGCAGACGCAGCAGAGGCCGGCCGCGACCTCCGACCTCTGA